A part of Larimichthys crocea isolate SSNF chromosome VII, L_crocea_2.0, whole genome shotgun sequence genomic DNA contains:
- the c15h3orf80 gene encoding uncharacterized membrane protein C3orf80 homolog: protein MMPRLSGGGRTTCGTTGTFLSACLVSVCQALRSCGEVQCGDGQQCCPPIVNENGSASSAVRCCKLPIHIFFDNVGWFTRKLSGILILLLLFAMGYFIQRIICPRPRRHPHNDRSEEPSLFHHGHASASQDSLLDRYPEYSLGDFASPNLPAYDEVKYLPTYEESMQEMHRDRSDDNLLSENERGGQGRVRAAGPRAGEQRRDVLEASGPQHSPRTSRNSV, encoded by the coding sequence ATGATGCCCCGTCTGTCGGGCGGCGGCAGGACAACGTGCGGGACCACTGGCACCTTTTTGTCGGCATGTCTCGTCTCCGTTTGTCAAGCCCTCCGGAGCTGCGGGGAGGTTCAGTGCGGCGACGGCCAGCAGTGCTGTCCGCCCATCGTCAACGAGAACGGCAGTGCCAGCTCGGCGGTGCGCTGCTGCAAGCTCCCCATCCACATTTTCTTCGACAACGTAGGCTGGTTTACGCGGAAGCTGTCGGGCATCCTGATCCTGTTGCTGCTCTTTGCCATGGGCTACTTCATCCAGCGAATCATCTGCCCGCGGCCCCGCCGGCACCCGCACAATGACCGCAGCGAGGAGCCCTCCCTCTTCCACCACGGACACGCATCTGCGTCCCAGGATTCCCTGCTGGACCGGTACCCCGAATACAGCCTGGGGGACTTCGCCTCTCCCAACCTGCCAGCCTACGACGAGGTGAAATACTTGCCCACGTATGAGGAGAGCATGCAGGAGATGCACAGAGACCGGTCCGATGATAACTTGCTGTCGGAAAACGAGAGGGGCGGTCAGGGCAGGGTGAGAGCTGCGGGACCGAGAGCTGGAGAGCAGAGACGGGATGTCCTGGAGGCGTCAGGACCGCAACACAGCCCAAGGACATCTCGGAACTCTGTGTGA